A window of the Paralichthys olivaceus isolate ysfri-2021 chromosome 5, ASM2471397v2, whole genome shotgun sequence genome harbors these coding sequences:
- the pitpnc1a gene encoding cytoplasmic phosphatidylinositol transfer protein 1 yields MLMKEYRICMPLTVEEYRIGQLYMISKHSHEQSERGEGVEVVQNEPYEDPEHGSGQFTEKRIYLNNKLPSWARAVVPKIFYVTEKAWNYYPYTITEYTCSFLPKFSIHIETKYEDNKGSNDNIFCSEPREEETEVCSVDIAYDEIPERHYKESEDLRYFKSKNTNRGLLQEGWIDTQDPIMCSYKLVTVKFEVWGLQTRVEQFVHKVIRDVLLLGHRQAFAWVDEWINMTMEEVREYERATQEATNLKIGSFPPAISISETPLPSSTRSGPNSAPSTPLSTEAPEFLSLPKDRPRKKSAPETLTLPDPGRRDSIFKLPSFFSWNSSPQPE; encoded by the exons TACCGGATCGGCCAGCTGTATATGATCAGCAAACACAGTCATGAACAGAGTGAACGTGGAGAGGGGGTGGAGGTGGTGCAGAACGAGCCGTATGAGGACCCCGAGCACGGATCAGGCCAGTTCACTGAGAAACGAATCTACCTCAACAA cAAGCTGCCCAGTTGGGCCAGAGCAGTCGTCCCTAAAATCTTCTATGTCACAGAGAAGGCTTGGAACTATTACCCTTACACCATAACAG AGTACACG tGCTCCTTCCTGCCTAAGTTTTCCATCCACATAGAAACCAAATACGAGGACAACAAAGGCAGCAATGATAAT attttttgcagtgagcccagagaagaggagacggAGGTGTGTTCCGTGGACATCGCCTACGATGAGATCCCTGAGCGCCACTACAAGGAGTCAGAG GACCTGCGCTATTTCAAATCAAAGAATACAAACCGCGGCCTCCTGCAGGAAGGATGGATCGACACGCAGGACCCCATCATGTGCTCCTACAAACTGGTCACAGTGAAGTTTGAGGTCTGGGGCCTTCAAACGCGTGTGGAGCAGTTTGTACACAAG GTGATTCGAGATGTCCTGCTGTTAGGACATAGGCAGGCGTTTGCCTGGGTGGATGAGTGGATCA ACATGACCATGGAGGAAGTGAGAGAGTATGAGCGCGCCACACAGGAGGCCACCAACCTCAAGATCGGCTCCTTCCCCCCTGCCATCTCCATATCTGAGACCCCCCTGCCGTCCAGCACCCGCAGCGGCCCTAACAGCGCCCCGTCCACTCCCCTCTCCACCGAAGCCCCCGAGTTCCTGTCGCTGCCAAAGGACCGTCCCAGGAAGAAGTCCGCTCCAGAGACCCTCACGCTGCCTGATCCAGGGCGCAGGGATTCAATCTTCAAACTGCCCAGCTTTTTCTCCTGGAACTCCAGTCCGCAGCCAGAATGA
- the slc25a19 gene encoding mitochondrial thiamine pyrophosphate carrier: MVGFDPGAPGAALPPEEAALAGSAAGMVTRALISPLDVIKIRFQLQIERVSSQRPEGKYRGLFQASRCIHSEEGLSAFWKGHIPAQLLSICFGAVQFASFELLTEAVHKSTPYDSQTAGVHFVCGGLAACSATVVCQPLDILRTRFAAQGEPKVYRNMRQAVSTMCRSEGYLTFYRGLSPTLMAVFPYAGLQFFFYNVFKNLLAPPPKSGNSGGSLRSLVSGSGAGMISKAITYPFDLFKKRLQVGGFEAARVHFGQVRSYRGLVDCMVQIAKEEGVRGFFKGLSPSLVKAALSTGFTFFWYEMFLNVMQDLRQRRRTDDLTKDLEER; this comes from the exons ATGGTGGGCTTCGACCCCGGGGCTCCGGGAGCAGCTCTCCCCCCAGAGGAGGCAGCTCTGGCCGGGTCAGCTGCTGGGATGGTAACTCGAGCCCTCATCAGCCCGTTAGACGTCATTAAAATCAGGTTTCAG CTGCAGATTGAGCGCGTGTCTTCACAGAGGCCGGAGGGGAAGTACAGGGGATTGTTTCAGGCGTCTCGCTGCATTCACTCGGAGGAGGGTCTCTCTGCCTTCTGGAAGGGCCACATCCCGGCGCAGCTCCTCTCCATCTGCTTCGGGGCTGTGCAG TTTGCCAGCTTTGAGCTCCTGACTGAGGCGGTCCACAAGTCAACGCCGTATGACAGCCAAACAGCAGgagttcactttgtgtgtggcGGCCTGGCTGCCTGCTCTGCCACAGTGGTCTGCCAACCTCTGGACATACTGCGGACACGCTTTGCAGCTCAGGGAGAACCCAAG GTTTACAGGAACATGCGACAAGCCGTGTCTACAATGTGCCGCTCAGAGGGATATCTGACTTTTTACCGCGGCCTGTCTCCAACACTCATGGCTGTGTTTCCTTACGCTGGGCTGCAGTTCTTCTTCTACAACGTCTTTAAAAATCTCTTGGCTCCGCCGCCCAAATCTGGAAACTCGGGAG GGAGCCTGAGGAGCCTGGTCTCTGGCAGTGGAGCCGGAATGATCAGCAAAGCAATCACTTACCCGTTTGACCTCTTCAAGAAGAGGCTGCAGGTGGGGGGCTTCGAAGCAGCCAGGGTTCACTTTGGACAG GTGCGGAGTTACAGAGGCCTGGTGGACTGCATGGTCCAAATAGCCAAAGAGGAGGGCGTGCGAGGCTTCTTTAAAGGCCTCTCACCCAGCCTCGTGAAGGCAGCGCTGTCCACAGGCTTCACCTTTTTCTGGTATGAAATGTTCCTCAATGTCATGCAGGACCTCAGGCAGAGACGGAGAACAGACGACCTCACCAAAGACCTCGAGGAAAGATAA
- the mif4gdb gene encoding MIF4G domain-containing protein B — MENSTDDYRIQSFDLDTQILLKTALKDPSAVNLEKVSDIIMDQSLKDQVFSREAGRICYTIVQAEAKQNNGNVFRRNLLNRLQQEFKAREETRGRALQEWVCYVTFICNVFDYLKVNNMPMVALVHPVYDCLMRLSQPDALMNEEEVDCLVLQLHRIGEQLEKVNSQRMDELFFLLRDGFLLQEGLTSMTRLLLLEILEFRAGGWLLSSTAHKYYYSEIAD; from the exons ATGGAAAACTCCACTGACGACTACAGGATCCAGTCATTTGACCTGGACACTCAGATATTGCTGAAGACAGCCCTGAAAG ATCCGAGTGCAGTGAACCTGGAGAAAGTTTCCGACATCATCATGGACCAGTCTCTGAAGGACCAGGTGTTCAGTAGAGAGGCCGGACGCATCTGCTACACCATCGTGCAG GCGGAGGCCAAGCAAAACAACGGAAACGTGTTCAGGAGAAACTTGCTGAACCGACTCCAGCAGGAGTTCAAGGCCCGAGAGGAGACCAGGGGGCGCGCGTTGCAGGAGTGGGTGTGCTACGTCACGTTCATCTGTAACGTCTTCGATTACCTCAAA GTGAACAACATGCCGATGGTGGCCCTGGTCCATCCTGTGTATGACTGTCTGATGAGGCTTTCCCAACCTGACGCTCTAATGAAtgaggaagag GTGGACTGCCTGGTGCTGCAGCTGCATCGCATCGGAGAACAGCTGGAGAAGGTGAACAGCCAGCGCATGGACGAGCTTTTCTTCCTGCTGCGGGACGGCTTCCTGCTCCAGGAGGGCCTCACCTCCATGACTCGTCTACTACTGCTGGAGATCCTGGAGTTCAGGGCCGGAGGGTGGTTGCTCAGCAGCACTGCCCACAAGTATTACTACAGTGAAATCGCAGACTAG